GCCGCCTCGATCACCGACGGGATGCCGACCCGCACCTCCGGCATGCCGAAGAGCGAGCGCTCGGTGGCCGCGCGCATGTCGCACGCGGCGGCGATCTCCATGCCGCCCCCCAGGCAGAACCCGTCGATCCGGGCGATCACCGGCACCTCCACCTCGCGGATGCTGGCGCAGACCGCGTGCAGGGCGGTGATGAAGGTGCGCGCGCTGGCACAGTCGAATTCGGCCATCGCGCTGATGTCGGCACCGCCGATGAACGCGCGCTCGCCGGCGCCGGTGAGGACGATGGCGCGGACATCCCGGGCCGTCGCCGCCTCGTGCATGCGCGTGACGAAGTGTTCGCACATCGCCGGCGTCATGATGTTCAGCTTCGCCGGGTTGTCGATGACGACCCTCGCGACCGCCCCGCCCTCACGCGGCTCGATGTCGAGGGCGACGGTCCCTTCCCCCTCGGCGATTGCGTCGTTCATGGCATCCTCCAGCGTCCGATTTTGCCCCCACCATAGAGCCGAACGCGGGCCGACGGCACGCGAAGCGTCCAAATAACCCGCGCCTTACCGCGATTTCTCCCGCCGTTCTCGCAGCGGTCCGGTCGCCGCAATCAGGGAACGTAGGGCTCGTGGCTGACGACGGGTTCGGCGACGGGCTCGCCGAGCTTGGCGAGGGTGTCGTCCAGGCGCGCCTCCGGGATGCGCAGCGTCAGATGCAC
This portion of the Acuticoccus sp. I52.16.1 genome encodes:
- a CDS encoding enoyl-CoA hydratase, whose protein sequence is MNDAIAEGEGTVALDIEPREGGAVARVVIDNPAKLNIMTPAMCEHFVTRMHEAATARDVRAIVLTGAGERAFIGGADISAMAEFDCASARTFITALHAVCASIREVEVPVIARIDGFCLGGGMEIAAACDMRAATERSLFGMPEVRVGIPSVIEAALLPGLIGWGKTCELLFTGATVKAPEARAMGYLQSLSPDVGELDGAVDRWLSGIIASGPRAVALQKQLMRRWEKSTMDQAIAAGIDSFVSAYETDEPNRMMHAFQQRQLARRPR